One Bacteroidota bacterium DNA segment encodes these proteins:
- a CDS encoding SRPBCC domain-containing protein produces MKEPAKTIEVKVERTIQAPPGEVFDGWLNPKVPGTPWHEGDKLIFNPKVDGLFYWLMSGTPHFGRFKEVKRPARIQHTWMSPNTLGHESTVTLTFEKKGEETLLTLVHSGLPDNEGGKGHEGGWNYFLDKFYKQFGKKADKKK; encoded by the coding sequence ATGAAGGAACCGGCAAAGACCATTGAGGTTAAAGTTGAACGAACAATACAAGCCCCTCCAGGCGAGGTATTCGACGGATGGCTGAACCCTAAGGTCCCGGGGACTCCCTGGCACGAGGGGGATAAATTGATCTTCAACCCCAAAGTCGATGGGCTATTTTACTGGTTGATGAGCGGGACCCCCCATTTCGGTCGATTCAAAGAGGTCAAGCGTCCTGCCCGAATCCAACATACCTGGATGTCCCCCAACACCCTCGGACATGAATCGACGGTAACACTGACGTTCGAGAAAAAAGGGGAAGAGACATTGCTGACCCTGGTGCATTCCGGTCTTCCCGACAATGAGGGGGGAAAAGGGCACGAAGGGGGATGGAATTACTTTTTGGATAAATTCTACAAGCAGTTTGG
- a CDS encoding SRPBCC domain-containing protein — protein MNGLKKALEFRFERTIPASPDKVYDAWLNPKIPGNPWSSVDKLILDQKADGLFYWRKPGMYHYGYGRFTKTERPDRIQHTWVSPDTMGVESTVTVTFEKQGEETLMTLVHSDIPDTDEGRGFEKGWNYFLNIFPGQFADVSGKKNYTATIEVARSPEDVFRLILEVSKWWTKDIEGGSTKLNDEFVIRHGDRHYSKQKLVEVVPGRKIVWLVDDSALNWIEKNKSEWTGTKLVFEIAAKGDRSVIHFTHEGLIPEKECYARCEQSWNTVIKEWLCNFITDGKAI, from the coding sequence ATGAATGGATTGAAGAAGGCCCTTGAATTTAGGTTTGAACGAACGATCCCCGCTTCTCCGGATAAAGTTTACGACGCGTGGCTGAACCCAAAAATTCCCGGCAATCCCTGGAGTTCTGTCGACAAGCTGATCTTGGACCAAAAAGCAGACGGGCTCTTCTACTGGCGCAAGCCGGGGATGTACCACTACGGATACGGAAGGTTCACGAAAACGGAGCGGCCAGACCGAATTCAGCATACCTGGGTCTCGCCGGACACCATGGGAGTAGAATCGACGGTGACCGTGACCTTCGAGAAACAGGGAGAAGAGACGCTGATGACCCTCGTCCATTCGGACATTCCGGACACCGACGAAGGGCGAGGGTTTGAGAAGGGGTGGAACTACTTCCTGAATATTTTCCCCGGTCAATTTGCGGATGTCTCGGGGAAGAAAAATTACACGGCAACAATTGAAGTTGCAAGATCTCCCGAAGATGTATTCAGACTCATCCTCGAAGTCTCGAAATGGTGGACGAAGGATATTGAAGGGGGGAGCACAAAACTCAACGATGAATTTGTCATTCGCCACGGCGACCGGCATTATTCAAAACAGAAACTGGTTGAGGTCGTTCCCGGCAGGAAAATTGTCTGGCTTGTTGACGACAGCGCGCTGAATTGGATCGAAAAAAATAAATCTGAATGGACGGGCACAAAATTGGTTTTCGAAATCGCCGCGAAAGGGGATCGAAGCGTGATTCATTTTACCCATGAAGGGCTAATTCCAGAAAAAGAGTGCTATGCGAGGTGTGAGCAGAGCTGGAATACGGTGATCAAGGAGTGGCTATGTAACTTTATCACGGATGGCAAAGCGATATAG
- a CDS encoding metalloregulator ArsR/SmtB family transcription factor, giving the protein MTALSHPTRRAIIRQLAHGPARFLDVAKPFDTALNAVTKHLKLLERAGLITRRKQGREVYISFRGEPLREVAGWVHEYEKFWNERLDLFEQYFKEKKKKERKP; this is encoded by the coding sequence TTGACAGCCCTTTCTCACCCGACCCGGCGAGCAATTATCCGGCAGCTCGCCCACGGTCCTGCGCGCTTCCTCGACGTCGCAAAGCCGTTCGATACCGCTCTCAACGCGGTGACGAAGCATCTGAAGCTGCTCGAACGGGCCGGACTTATCACGCGGAGAAAACAGGGGCGAGAGGTTTACATTTCTTTTCGGGGCGAACCGCTCCGCGAGGTCGCCGGATGGGTTCATGAGTATGAAAAGTTCTGGAACGAACGCCTCGACCTGTTTGAACAATATTTCAAGGAAAAGAAGAAGAAGGAGAGGAAGCCATGA